The genomic stretch CTCTATACTCCCCCGGAATAGTAGTATCAGGAGAAAAGACAGGGAAAAAGGGACTTATACAAGGATTAGATGCTCCTGTAGTATAAAAGAATTGCCCGCTATCACCAGTTTTTGCAACCAGAGAGCAGACCGTCTGGGTTCGGCGAAATAATTTATCCGCTGCGTGTAAGCATAAGGTAGCAACAGATCTCTGGTGAGGATTCCACTGTGGATTTTCCCCATGATCTCGTAAAATATTGATAAAATCCCTGGTAGTTAATCTTCTCTTTCTCTGTGAAAGTAAAATTCGGGATCGCTTCTCCCGTTCTGCACCCTTAGCAGCCCAGGTCATAAATTTAGCTGAATAACATTTTCGAAAATTAAAATCTTCACTTTTTTTACAGTAACCTTTTTTAATAGCGTTATCTATTAACCCTTCAGAGCAAGAATCATAATCTTTTTGTAAGGAAATTATATTAGATATACTCCATATATCCTTAATTTTCTTCCAAGCCCACCAATTTTTAACTGTCTCCAAGACATAAGCTTCTTTCTGATCGGCAATTAAAAAACTATTCATGTATTTTAGTTTAAATCGATAACCACAATTGCCTCCCTGTCCATACTCTTCCAATAATTTAATAATAATTTCTAATGCCTGCCGGGCATTTCGACTTCTTTCCAGACCTAAGCGAACCAAATCCATGCCGGTTAGGCCTATTTTTTCCGGCTTTTCTCTGGTAAATATTGCCTCGTTACCGATAACTACTCCATATTCATTGGCACCCATCTCTGCACCAAACATCCAGAAAGGCTGACAAAGCAATACACGGGCAGTTTCTTGAACCTGGGGGATGGTCAAATAGGTACATTGAACGGTGGCCTTTAAGTCATGCTTTTTAGGGGGAACTATAAGGATATTTTGGGCTTCATCAGGTTCTCGATCACTATTTTTTCCAAAAAGGGTAAAGCCTTCTTCGGAAGCAGAACCTACAGCTACTATAGTGTCACACATAATTTGACTCCCTTTCTATTGATAAGCATGAAGAGAGTAATAAATAGTTAGCAGGTTAGTTGGTAAGTTGGCAAATAAATTATTATTGTTGAACTAACTAACCAGGTAATTAAGTAACAAAACAAAAAATTAATTACATTTAAACTTTTCTCTTATCT from Candidatus Atribacteria bacterium encodes the following:
- a CDS encoding peptidase U34, with translation MCDTIVAVGSASEEGFTLFGKNSDREPDEAQNILIVPPKKHDLKATVQCTYLTIPQVQETARVLLCQPFWMFGAEMGANEYGVVIGNEAIFTREKPEKIGLTGMDLVRLGLERSRNARQALEIIIKLLEEYGQGGNCGYRFKLKYMNSFLIADQKEAYVLETVKNWWAWKKIKDIWSISNIISLQKDYDSCSEGLIDNAIKKGYCKKSEDFNFRKCYSAKFMTWAAKGAEREKRSRILLSQRKRRLTTRDFINILRDHGENPQWNPHQRSVATLCLHAADKLFRRTQTVCSLVAKTGDSGQFFYTTGASNPCISPFFPVFSPDTTIPGEYR